A single genomic interval of Dromiciops gliroides isolate mDroGli1 chromosome 1, mDroGli1.pri, whole genome shotgun sequence harbors:
- the SYCE2 gene encoding synaptonemal complex central element protein 2 isoform X1, producing the protein MSEQDLKNKEQDQQQDQPGPSIFSDLERSCSPSEVQDRHRFSSPSLSVSNADSHTETLDGKTSSFFAALDASIETLQKRAQKLIDSINESRQKDHTLMSNFRDSLKMKVSDLVEKLEERMYQIYDHHNKLIQEKLQEFSEKMEKINSLEIELKQVCHSVETVYKDLCVQPEI; encoded by the exons ATGTCTGAACAGGACCTCAAAAATAAGGAACAGGATCAGCAACAGGATCAACCAGGGCCTTCTATCTTCTCTGATTTGGAAAGAAGCTGCTCACCCAGCGAGGTACAAGATAG GCATAGATTTTCTAGCCCTTCGCTGTCAGTCTCCAATGCAGACAGCCACACTGAAACCTTGGATGGGAAGACATCAAGTTTCTTTGCAGCTCTGGATGCCAGCATCGAAACTTTACAAAAAAGGGCCCAGAAGTTGATTGACAGCATCAATGAAAGCAGGCAGAAGGACCACACGCTTATGAGCAACTTCAGAGACAGCCTCAAAATGAAG GTGTCAGATTTGGTTGAGAAGTTGGAAGAAAGGATGTATCAGATTTATGATCACCATAACAAGCTCATTCAGGAGAAGCTGCAGGAGTTCtcagagaagatggaaaagatcAATAGTTTAGAAATCGAGCTCAAACAAGTCTGCCACTCCGTGGAAACTGTGTACAAAGACTTGTGTGTGCAGCCTGAAATATGA
- the SYCE2 gene encoding synaptonemal complex central element protein 2 isoform X2: protein MSLEGCCPWCSHRFSSPSLSVSNADSHTETLDGKTSSFFAALDASIETLQKRAQKLIDSINESRQKDHTLMSNFRDSLKMKVSDLVEKLEERMYQIYDHHNKLIQEKLQEFSEKMEKINSLEIELKQVCHSVETVYKDLCVQPEI from the exons ATGTCTCTTGAGGGTTGCTGCCCGTGGTGTTC GCATAGATTTTCTAGCCCTTCGCTGTCAGTCTCCAATGCAGACAGCCACACTGAAACCTTGGATGGGAAGACATCAAGTTTCTTTGCAGCTCTGGATGCCAGCATCGAAACTTTACAAAAAAGGGCCCAGAAGTTGATTGACAGCATCAATGAAAGCAGGCAGAAGGACCACACGCTTATGAGCAACTTCAGAGACAGCCTCAAAATGAAG GTGTCAGATTTGGTTGAGAAGTTGGAAGAAAGGATGTATCAGATTTATGATCACCATAACAAGCTCATTCAGGAGAAGCTGCAGGAGTTCtcagagaagatggaaaagatcAATAGTTTAGAAATCGAGCTCAAACAAGTCTGCCACTCCGTGGAAACTGTGTACAAAGACTTGTGTGTGCAGCCTGAAATATGA